A single genomic interval of Camelina sativa cultivar DH55 chromosome 11, Cs, whole genome shotgun sequence harbors:
- the LOC104722390 gene encoding beta-carotene 3-hydroxylase 1, chloroplastic-like, with translation MAAGLSTAVTFKPLLRSFSSSGFRLHHPKSASLLSSLPPPSLRFKGFSVCYVVEERRQSSPIENDERPEESTSSTTAIDAEYLALRLAEKLERKKSERFTYLIAAVLSSFGITSMAVMAVYYRFSWQMEGGEISMLEMFGTFALSVGAAVGMEFWARWAHRALWHASLWNMHESHHKPREGPFELNDVFAIVNAVPAIGLLSYGFFNKGLVPGLCFGAGLGITVFGIAYMFVHDGLVHKRFPVGPIADVPYLRKVAAAHQLHHTDKFNGVPYGLFLGPMELEEVGGNEELDKEISRRIKSYKKSLGSGSSS, from the exons ATGGCGGCAGGACTCTCAACCGCCGTTACATTCAAACCACTCCTCCGCTCTTTCTCCTCCTCCGGATTCCGCCTCCATCACCCGAAATCCGCTTCCTTATTATCATCCCTTCCTCCTCCGTCTCTCCGATTCAAAGGCTTCTCGGTCTGTTACGTCGTCGAGGAACGGAGACAGAGCTCTCCGATTGAGAACGACGAGCGGCCAGAGGAGAGCACGAGCTCGACAACCGCCATAGACGCCGAGTACCTGGCGCTGCGTTTGGCGGAGAAATTGGAGAGGAAGAAGTCGGAGAGGTTCACTTATCTAATCGCTGCTGTGTTGTCTAGCTTCGGTATCACTTCCATGGCTGTTATGGCTGTTTACTACAGATTCTCTTGGCAAATGGAG GGAGGTGAGATCTCAATGCTGGAGATGTTTGGTACATTTGCTTTATCTGTTGGTGCGGCT GTTGGTATGGAGTTTTGGGCTAGATGGGCTCACAGAGCTTTATGGCATGCTTCTCTATGGAACATGCATGAG tCGCATCACAAACCAAGAGAAGGACCATTTGAGTTAAACGATGTGTTCGCTATAGTAAACGCAGTTCCTGCGATTGGTCTGCTCTCATATGGATTCTTCAATAAAGGACTCGTTCCTGGTCTCTGCTTTGGCGCC GGGTTAGGAATAACGGTGTTTGGGATCGCATACATGTTTGTCCACGATGGTCTGGTGCACAAGCGCTTCCCTGTAGGTCCAATAGCCGACGTCCCTTACTTACGAAAAGTCGCCGCCGCTCATCAG CTACATCACACGGACAAATTCAATGGTGTACCATATGGACTGTTTCTTGGACCCATG GAACTGGAAGAAGTCGGAGGAAATGAAGAGTTAGATAAAGAGATTAGTCGGAGAATCAAGTCTTACAAAAAGAGCTTAGGTTCCGGGTCGAGTTCttga
- the LOC104722387 gene encoding 40S ribosomal protein S10-1, which translates to MIISENNRREICKYLFKEGVCFAKKDFNLPKHPLIDVPNLQVIKLMQSFKSKEYVRETFAWMHYYWFLTNEGIEFLRTYLNLPSDVVPATLKKSAKPLGRPFGGPPGDRPRGPPRDGDRPKYGDREGYRGGPRGGDIGGEKAGAPAGFQPSFQGGGGRPGFGRGAGGGYSAAAPSGSGLP; encoded by the exons ATG ATTATCTCAGAGAACAACCGCAGAGAGATCTGCAAGTACCTTTTCAAAG AAGGAGTATGCTTTGCGAAGAAGGATTTCAATCTCCCAAAGCATCCGTTGATTGATGTACCCAACTTGCAAGTGATCAAGCTCATGCAGAGTTTCAAATCCAAGGAGTACGTTAGGGAGACATTTGCCTGGATgcattattattggtttttgaCCAATGAAGGGATTGAGTTCTTGAGAACTTATCTTAACCTTCCTTCTGATGTTGTTCCTGCTACTTTGAAGAAGTCTGCTAAGCCCCTTGGCCGTCCCTTTGGTGGCCCACCTGGTGATCGCCCAAG AGGACCTCCTCGTGATGGAGACCGTCCCAAATATGGTGATCGTGAGGGATACCGTGGAGGCCCACGAGGTGGTGATATTGGTGGTGAAAAGGCTGGAGCCCCAGCTGGTTTCCAGCCGAGTTTCCAA GGAGGTGGTGGTAGGCCTGGTTTCGGCCGTGGTGCAGGCGGCGGTTACAGTGCAGCAGCACCATCTGGTTCAGGGTTACCTTGA
- the LOC104722389 gene encoding glutaminyl-peptide cyclotransferase: MATTRSLYKKRQTKRSMIQSLPASRRFISRKRIAVMMVPLALFSGLVFLFFMPFNSWGHQPSASLDLSHRILEIEVVAEFPHDPDAFTQGLLYAGNDTLFESTGLYGKSSVRKVSLRTGKVEVLEKMKDSYFGEGLTLLGKRLFQVAWLTNTGFTYDLRNLRKVKTFRHHMKDGWGLATDGEVLFGSDGTSTLYRMDPQTMKVSDKFTVRYNGREVRYLNELEYINKEVWANVWQSDCIARISPKDGSLLGWILLPKLRQGLLRSGHGGIDVLNGIAWDSEKQRLFVTGKLWPKLYQIKLKPASAKSGKYLERQCLV; the protein is encoded by the exons ATGGCGACGACTAGATCGCTTTATAAGAAGAGACAAACGAAGCGATCGATGATTCAGTCTCTTCCTGCTTCTCGCCGATTCATTTCCCGGAAGAGGATCGCGGTGATGATGGTTCCTCTCGCTCTCTTCTCCGGACTcgttttcttattctttatgCCATTCAACAGTTGGGGTCATCAACCATCTGCCTCGCTGGATCTCTCCCATAGGATCCTTGAAATCGAAGTGGTTGCTGAGTTTCCTCATGACCCTGACGCGTTTACTCAG GGTCTTCTCTATGCGGGAAACGATACGCTCTTTGAATCGACTGGTTTATACGGGAAG tcgTCAGTGAGGAAAGTGTCTCTACGAACAGGAAAG GTTGAAGTTCTTGAGAAAATGAAGGATTCATACTTTGGAGAGGGTTTAACACTCCTTGGTAAAAG GCTCTTTCAAGTCGCATGGTTGACCAATACGGGTTTCACGTATGACCTTCGCAACTTAAGAAAA GTAAAAACTTTTAGACATCATATGAAAGATGGATGGGGACTGGCTACTGATGGAGAAGTGTTGTTTGGAAGTGATGGCACTTCTACACTATACCGGATGGACCCTCAAACAATGAAAG TTTCTGATAAGTTTACGGTCAGATATAATGGCCGTGAGGTACGTTACCTTAACGAACTGGAGTACATAAACAAAGAAGTTTGGGCAAACGTGTGGCAG TCTGATTGTATTGCTAGAATATCACCCAAGGACGGATCGCTGCTAGGATGGATACTGCTTCCAAAATTAAG ACAAGGATTGCTGAGATCTGGACATGGG GGTATTGATGTTTTGAACGGCATAGCATGGGACAGCGAGAAGCAACGCCTCTTTG TAACGGGGAAACTGTGGCCAAAGCTGTACCAAATCAAACTAAAACCGGCATCAGCAAAGAGCGGAAAATATCTTGAGCGCCAATGCTTGGtatga
- the LOC104722388 gene encoding putative rRNA methyltransferase, producing MGKVKGKHRLDKYYRLAKERGFRSRASYKLLQLDAKYSFLHSSRSVLDLCAAPGGWMQVAIEKVPVGSLVLGIDLVPIIPVRGCIAIQQDITRTECRSKIKHVMEQHGVRAFDLVLHDGSPNVGGAWAQEAMSQNALVIDSVKLATEFLAPKGNLITKVFRSRDYNSVLFCLNQLFDKVEVFKPPASRSASAETYIVGLKYLAPGNIDPRLLDYRHLFKETAEPTRKVVDVLGGSKQKKRRDGYEDESILRRVATAADFIWSESPLEVLGTVTCISFDDQASLPLKEHDLTTEEIKILCDDLPVLGKNDFKYLLKWRMQIRKALTPEKKEVAKTEPDVGKEDEENDDDKLLNELEELTNTVDRKKKRAKKILAKRRAKDKTRKATNPQMDVLEDGYVDVDHDLFSLSAIKGKKDLMAVDNDEDDNGNAVDSENEDGAEGASDDSKDSDLDSDEERQKYSEQMEEIFDEAYERYMVKKEGSAKQRKRARLAHAEKLEDGDGDEEMKIDYDSDLNEEKDEANPLVVPLDDGETQTKEEISNQWFSQDIFAEAVEEGDLGKDDGEDETRIEKKSKDLPKAEKPKKKASKESVLPDQSLPNKKENGLEVVPTPATDSDSDSSSDDDIHTKAEILACAKKMLRKKQREEMLDDAYNKYMFEDEGLPKWFLDDEKQHRQPMKPVTKEEVNAMKAQFKEINARPAKKVVEAKARKKRAAQKRLEKVRKKANTISDTSDISDRSKDKMIDKLYKKAAEPRKPRKELVVSKKGVGVKVGKGQKRVDRRMKSDARKRGGGKPGRNGQKGKPGKGKRPAGKPRGKKPG from the exons ATGGGTAAGGTCAAAGGAAAGCATCGTTTGGATAAGTACTATCGTCTCGCCAAGGAGCGTGGATTCCGTTCTCGAGCTTCTTACAAGCTTCTCCAGCTCGATGCAAAGTACTCATTTCTCCACTCTTCCAGGAGCGTTCTCGATCTCTGCGCCGCCCCCGGTGGTTGGATGCAAGTCGCCATCGAGAAAGTTCCCGTCGGCAGCCTTGTCCTCGGAATCGATCTTGTTCCGATTATCCCTGTGCGTGGATGTATCGCTATCCAGCAAGATATCACACGCACTGAGTGTAGATCGAAGATTAAGCACGTGATGGAACAGCATGGTGTTAGGGCTTTTGATCTTGTTCTTCACGATGGGTCTCCAAATGTTGGTGGTGCCTGGGCTCAAGAAGCTATGAGTCAGAATGCTTTGGTTATTGATTCTGTTAAATTAGCCACTGAGTTCTTAGCTCCTAAAGGGAATTTAATCACTAAG GTTTTCAGGTCTCGAGATTACAACTCTGTGCTCTTCTGTTTAAATCAG ctATTTGACAAGGTTGAAGTGTTTAAGCCGCCGGCTAGTCGTTCAGCATCTGCAGAAACATATATTGTGGGTTTGAAATACCTAGCCCCTGGCAATATTGATCCCCGTCTTCTTGATTATAGACATCTCTTTAAGGAGACAGCAGAACCCACGAGAAAG GTGGTGGATGTGCTTGGAGGatcaaaacagaagaaaagacgTGACGG GTATGAGGATGAGTCCATTTTGAGAAGAGTTGCAACTGCTGCTGATTTCATTTGGTCCGAAAGTCCTCTTGAGGTTCTTGGCACGGTTACTTGTATATCCTTTGATGATCAAGCCTCTCTACCTTTAAAGGAACATGATTTGACTACAGAGGAG aTTAAAATTCTATGTGACGACCTTCCTGTTTTGGGGAAGAATGACTTCAAGTATCTCCTAAA ATGGCGTATGCAAATCAGGAAAGCTCTGACTCCTGAAAAAAAGGAAGTTGCTAAAACGGAGCCTGATGTGGGAAAGGAAGATGAggaaaatgatgatgataaactACTCAATGAATTGGAAGAGCTGACAAACACAGTTGACCGCAAGAAGAAACGAGCAAAGAAGATTCTTGCAAAACGAAGGGCTAAG GATAAGACGCGGAAGGCGACTAATCCGCAGATGGATGTACTTGAAGATGGTTATGTCGACGTCGACCATGACTTGTTCTCTCTTTCTGCTATCAAG GGAAAGAAAGATCTAATGGCAGTTGACAATGACGAAGATGATAATGGCAATGCCGTTGACAGTGAGAACGAAGACGGTGCTGAGGGAGCTTCAGATGACTCCAAAGACAGTGACTTAGATTCGGATGAAGAACGTCAGAA ATATTCTGAACAAATGGAAGAGATTTTTGATGAGGCATATGAGCGGTATATggtgaagaaagaaggaagcGCAAAGCAAAGGAAACGAGCTAGGCTGGCTCATGCTGAAAAGCTGGAG GACGgtgatggagatgaagaaatgaagatcGATTACGATTCAGATCTGAATGAAGAAAAGGATGAGGCAAACCCTCTTGTGGTACCACTTGATGATGGAGAGACCCAAACAAAGGAGGAAATATCCAACCAGTGGTTCAGTCAGGATATATTTGCAGAAGCCGTGGAAGAAGGAGACTTGGGAAAAGATGATGGTGAAGACGAAACACGAATTGAGAAAAAGAGCAAAGATCTGCCTAAAGCCGAAAAGCCAAAGAAGAAGGCGTCAAAAGAAAGCGTGTTGCCTGATCAAAGCTTGCCCAATAAGAAGGAAAACGGTCTTGAGGTAGTCCCTACACCAGCGACAGATTCAGACTCAGATTCATCCTCTGATGATGATATTCATACAAAGGCCGAGATACTGGCATGTGCCAAGAAAATGCtaaggaagaagcagagagaagagaTGCTTGATGATGCGTATAACAAATACATGTTTGAAGATGAAGGCTTACCCAAATGGTTTTTGGACGACGAGAAGCAGCACAGACAACCGATGAAACCCGTTACGAAAGAAGAAGTAAACGCAATGAAAGCTCAGTTCAAGGAGATCAACGCTCGTCCAGCCAAGAAGGTGGTGGAGGCCAAGGCACGAAAGAAGCGAGCTGCTCAGAAGAGGCTGGAGAAGGTGAGGAAGAAGGCAAACACGATTTCAGACACGTCGGATATATCAGACCGGTCAAAGGACAAGATGATAGACAAGCTGTACAAGAAAGCAGCAGAGCCAAGGAAACCTAGGAAAGAACTGGTTGTGTCTAAGAAAGGAGTTGGTGTTAAGGTTGGGAAGGGACAGAAGAGAGTGGATAGGAGGATGAAGAGTGATGCTAGGAAGCGTGGGGGAGGCAAACCCGGTAGAAACGGGCAGAAGGGCAAACCGGGTAAAGGAAAAAGACCGGCTGGTAAACCACGTGGGAAGAAACCCGGTTAA